A stretch of Alkalicella caledoniensis DNA encodes these proteins:
- a CDS encoding MATE family efflux transporter, with protein MKNRTDLTQGSILKTLYKLALPITAGMLLQTLFNIVDTIFVSRIGETALAAVSLHLPIFFLILALGNCVAIGTSSLIARSLGAKDQETANLTANQSIVLSVLIAIVSTVVGIAASPFIFRATGAQGTLLSYAIGYNTIIFIGNIFFFTYSAFDGILRGEGDMRTSMVNLMIATVCNIILDPILIFGFGPIPAFGVQGAAMATVISRAIGLFFVVRHFGKNKSSITMVFNTWMWDMGIIRKILAVGIPASVAQGMLSISLFVYNSIAMRFSESAVAALGLGFRVDSLAFLPGLGISVATVTMIGQNYGAGRLDRVHKTYFAAMGNAFLLMASIGIVFYSFPDTVMRVFGADPSVAVYGIQYLRTIPMFYGFLGIGFISSSAFQGIGEGYPSLIVNFVRLGVVGVPMAYILTSYTDLGARGLWWAIALSDITFATVGFIWFTLKVKHLKKERGTLWQKE; from the coding sequence ATGAAAAACAGGACCGACTTAACTCAAGGAAGTATATTAAAAACCCTTTATAAACTAGCATTGCCAATTACTGCAGGGATGCTCCTTCAAACCCTATTCAATATAGTTGATACTATCTTTGTAAGTAGGATTGGTGAAACAGCTTTGGCAGCTGTGAGTCTACACCTGCCGATTTTCTTTTTAATTCTGGCATTAGGAAACTGCGTAGCCATAGGAACCAGCTCCCTTATTGCAAGATCCTTAGGTGCGAAGGATCAAGAAACAGCTAATCTAACGGCAAACCAAAGTATAGTTTTATCAGTACTTATAGCCATCGTATCCACAGTTGTTGGGATTGCAGCGTCACCCTTTATTTTTAGGGCTACTGGCGCCCAAGGAACACTTTTGAGCTACGCCATCGGCTATAACACTATTATATTTATTGGCAACATATTCTTTTTTACATATTCAGCCTTTGATGGGATTTTAAGGGGAGAAGGTGATATGCGGACATCTATGGTTAACTTGATGATAGCCACTGTATGTAATATCATATTAGACCCAATACTCATTTTTGGATTTGGGCCAATACCTGCTTTCGGTGTACAAGGGGCTGCCATGGCCACAGTAATATCAAGGGCCATAGGATTATTTTTTGTAGTAAGACACTTTGGAAAAAATAAATCCTCCATAACAATGGTATTCAACACATGGATGTGGGATATGGGGATAATAAGAAAGATACTTGCCGTGGGGATCCCTGCATCAGTGGCTCAAGGAATGCTATCCATATCTTTATTTGTCTACAATAGCATTGCAATGAGGTTTAGTGAAAGTGCAGTGGCAGCACTGGGTTTAGGGTTTAGGGTTGACTCACTTGCATTTTTACCTGGCCTTGGAATTTCCGTGGCCACTGTAACTATGATTGGTCAGAACTATGGGGCAGGTAGACTTGACAGAGTACACAAAACTTATTTTGCTGCCATGGGCAATGCATTTCTCCTTATGGCTTCAATAGGTATAGTGTTTTACTCTTTTCCAGATACTGTCATGAGGGTTTTCGGGGCAGATCCCTCTGTTGCAGTTTACGGTATCCAATATCTACGAACAATACCCATGTTTTATGGATTTTTGGGTATAGGCTTCATATCTTCCTCTGCTTTTCAAGGTATAGGAGAAGGTTATCCTAGTTTAATAGTTAATTTTGTAAGGCTTGGTGTAGTAGGTGTCCCCATGGCTTACATTTTAACAAGTTATACTGATTTAGGAGCAAGGGGGTTATGGTGGGCAATAGCCCTATCTGATATAACCTTTGCTACAGTGGGTTTTATCTGGTTTACATTAAAGGTTAAACACCTAAAGAAAGAGAGGGGGACATTGTGGCAAAAAGAATAA
- a CDS encoding YlbF family regulator, whose protein sequence is MIKEKALELANLIKDSEEFKAVKSAEARLKLDPNAQDLINEFQGIQQRVMEKQYQGQQPEAEDIQQLQGLQGQLQLNLTVKALVEAQETFEKMMTEVNETIGQELSK, encoded by the coding sequence TTGATTAAAGAAAAAGCTCTAGAGCTAGCTAACTTAATTAAAGATTCAGAAGAATTCAAAGCAGTTAAATCCGCAGAAGCTAGATTGAAGCTAGATCCTAATGCCCAAGACCTTATTAATGAGTTCCAAGGTATTCAACAAAGGGTTATGGAAAAGCAGTATCAAGGTCAGCAACCTGAAGCAGAAGATATCCAACAGCTTCAAGGCCTACAAGGTCAGCTACAATTAAACCTAACTGTTAAAGCTTTGGTTGAAGCACAAGAAACATTTGAAAAAATGATGACTGAAGTTAATGAAACAATCGGTCAAGAACTAAGCAAATAA
- a CDS encoding aldo/keto reductase: MYKHLGSTDISIYPLGIGGIPIQRVSFEDAREVIAHAKGLGINFIDSAQGYSDSEAKIGFAIDSHKNYWKLASKSPARDKKGMEEAVTNSLKKFNRDYMDLYQLHLISSMEELDTVLGPNGAMETLHRYKEQGFIKHIGITGHKPEVLIKALDIYPFATVQVPFNPLETQSIELLEYAKSKGVGTIIMKPLAGGALTSPTACIKYILNQPFVDTVIPGMESIEQVQQNFEASQNSSLCVDEQEAIDKDIRELKNNFCRRCEYCQPCPQGIKIHSVFTLHGYYSRYGLKDWSIPRYQGLPVLADICTECGICETKCPYELPIRDMLKVAHKDFSG; encoded by the coding sequence ATGTATAAGCATTTAGGTTCTACAGATATTAGTATTTACCCCTTAGGTATAGGTGGTATTCCTATCCAAAGAGTTAGTTTTGAAGATGCCAGGGAAGTTATTGCCCATGCTAAAGGTTTAGGCATTAACTTTATTGATAGTGCTCAAGGGTATAGTGATAGTGAGGCTAAAATAGGCTTTGCCATAGATAGTCACAAAAACTATTGGAAGCTTGCAAGTAAGTCACCAGCTAGGGATAAGAAAGGTATGGAAGAAGCTGTAACCAATAGTTTAAAGAAATTTAACCGCGATTATATGGACCTTTATCAGTTACATCTTATCTCCTCAATGGAAGAATTAGATACAGTTCTAGGCCCTAATGGCGCCATGGAAACCCTACATAGGTACAAAGAACAGGGTTTTATAAAGCATATAGGCATAACCGGGCACAAGCCTGAAGTACTGATCAAAGCTCTAGATATCTATCCCTTTGCCACTGTACAGGTTCCTTTCAATCCCCTTGAAACACAAAGCATTGAACTTTTAGAGTACGCTAAATCCAAAGGTGTTGGGACAATTATAATGAAACCCTTAGCAGGTGGTGCGTTAACTAGCCCCACTGCCTGTATTAAATACATATTGAATCAACCTTTTGTTGATACAGTTATTCCTGGGATGGAATCTATAGAACAAGTTCAACAGAACTTTGAAGCTAGTCAAAACTCCTCTCTCTGTGTAGATGAGCAGGAAGCCATTGATAAAGATATTAGGGAACTGAAAAATAATTTTTGTAGACGCTGTGAGTATTGTCAGCCGTGTCCTCAAGGAATAAAAATCCACAGTGTATTTACACTGCACGGTTATTATTCCCGCTATGGTCTAAAGGATTGGTCCATTCCCAGATATCAAGGTCTACCAGTTTTAGCTGATATATGTACTGAGTGTGGTATTTGCGAGACTAAGTGTCCCTATGAACTTCCTATTAGAGATATGCTGAAAGTAGCTCACAAGGACTTTAGTGGTTAA
- a CDS encoding Na+/H+ antiporter NhaC family protein, with amino-acid sequence MENTIWALLPPVLAIILAIITKQVIFSLFVGIFAGAMLLTGFNLFTAFDLITTTLVESIADPEWNTPIILFCLLLGAIIGMVTHSGATLSFSEWAANRIKTKRGALLTTWALGIVMFIDDYFNSLSVGAIMRPITDKHKISREKLAYILDSTAAPVCIIAPVSTWIAFVMSLLASEFPNYGIDMNPFMAFIYLIPYNFYAILALLLVVLVAVVGRDFGPMVEAEQNPVYDQEETTQFEGGKGSVIDLVLPIATLVFGTLISMVYSGGFFDGGVTLWDAFADSDPAVALIYGGFIAVIVTVLLYTVRRVVPFTEIFTGFTKGMKTMLDAVVILALAWTIGSITKELEVGQYIANLVSGGSLPLFLYPITLFAISGIVAFSTGSSWGTFSIMIPIAVPIAAAGTGTELLLPVIGAVLGGAVFGDHCSPLSDSTILSSAGANCSHIKHVNTQLPYALYTGVFASIGFILSGLGVNPFIALIITGLMLAGSYIYLPQLTSGLSKKSSM; translated from the coding sequence ATGGAAAATACTATTTGGGCTTTACTTCCCCCTGTTTTAGCAATCATTTTAGCTATTATAACAAAACAAGTTATATTTTCATTATTTGTAGGAATTTTTGCAGGTGCAATGTTGCTTACAGGATTCAATCTCTTTACTGCTTTTGACCTAATTACGACAACACTTGTGGAGAGCATAGCGGACCCTGAGTGGAATACCCCTATTATTCTTTTTTGTTTACTATTAGGGGCGATAATCGGTATGGTAACACATAGTGGTGCTACACTTTCCTTTAGTGAGTGGGCAGCAAACAGAATTAAAACTAAAAGAGGCGCCTTGCTAACAACCTGGGCCTTAGGTATCGTCATGTTCATTGACGATTATTTTAACAGTTTGAGCGTTGGTGCTATAATGCGACCCATAACTGACAAACACAAAATTTCAAGGGAAAAGCTGGCTTATATACTGGATTCTACGGCTGCACCTGTTTGTATAATCGCTCCCGTATCCACTTGGATTGCTTTCGTTATGTCCTTACTTGCCAGTGAATTTCCTAATTACGGAATAGATATGAATCCTTTTATGGCATTTATATATCTAATTCCATATAATTTTTATGCTATATTAGCCCTACTACTTGTTGTGCTAGTAGCGGTTGTTGGTAGAGATTTTGGTCCAATGGTGGAGGCAGAGCAAAATCCTGTATATGACCAAGAAGAAACCACGCAGTTTGAAGGTGGAAAAGGTTCAGTAATTGACCTTGTGCTACCCATCGCAACTTTAGTTTTCGGTACATTGATATCCATGGTATATTCTGGCGGCTTCTTCGACGGCGGAGTAACACTGTGGGATGCATTTGCAGATAGCGACCCAGCTGTTGCCCTAATTTACGGAGGTTTTATAGCTGTAATCGTTACAGTTCTTCTCTATACAGTTAGAAGAGTGGTTCCCTTTACTGAAATCTTCACAGGCTTTACAAAGGGTATGAAAACAATGCTAGATGCCGTTGTTATACTTGCTCTAGCTTGGACCATTGGATCTATCACTAAAGAACTTGAAGTTGGGCAATATATTGCTAATTTAGTAAGTGGTGGAAGCCTTCCTTTATTCTTATATCCTATAACTTTATTTGCAATTTCAGGAATTGTAGCTTTTTCAACTGGTAGTTCTTGGGGAACATTTAGTATAATGATTCCTATAGCAGTACCTATTGCTGCTGCAGGCACAGGTACTGAGCTTTTGCTTCCTGTAATAGGTGCAGTACTTGGTGGTGCTGTGTTCGGTGATCACTGTTCACCTCTTTCAGATAGTACAATTCTTTCATCTGCAGGGGCAAATTGTTCTCACATTAAGCATGTTAACACTCAATTACCTTACGCACTTTACACTGGTGTTTTTGCTAGTATCGGTTTTATCCTGTCAGGTCTTGGTGTGAACCCATTTATAGCCCTTATAATAACGGGGCTTATGTTAGCAGGAAGTTATATATACCTTCCACAGCTAACAAGCGGTTTAAGTAAAAAATCAAGCATGTAA
- a CDS encoding DUF3048 domain-containing protein, translating into MLKRIFLVSIVLVLLVAGCSKNVDPEPDPVDASPSDQREAFAPNIEHSDLFTITIDNNPGARPQTGLNLAQRIYEVPVEGGITRFIAFYLHEEVDKIGPVRSAREDFLDLILPYDSAFAHCGGAKEAITRIARDINKDLDEINNTPFAFYRDNSRKAPHNLYTSTELLNKAYERRGFTEMTEFRFEQSIKGDFSSENATSFSIPYFRSNSYNYKISYEYSSSLRKYIRYTNDSYHELTDDQSLMANGVIVIKVDFQTLSNGGMDLKTIGENTAYVFYGGNYIETKWRKNSASEHFTFLIDGSFVEINNPGFIFHILPKDRSINID; encoded by the coding sequence ATGTTGAAAAGAATATTTCTAGTATCTATTGTTTTAGTATTATTAGTTGCAGGGTGTAGTAAAAATGTAGATCCTGAGCCAGACCCCGTAGATGCTTCCCCTTCAGATCAAAGGGAAGCCTTTGCACCAAATATTGAACATAGTGACCTTTTCACTATTACCATTGACAACAACCCTGGTGCTAGACCCCAAACAGGTCTTAATTTAGCACAGAGAATATATGAAGTCCCTGTGGAGGGTGGCATAACAAGGTTCATAGCTTTTTACTTACACGAGGAAGTTGATAAAATAGGTCCTGTTCGTAGTGCAAGGGAAGATTTTTTAGATTTAATATTGCCATATGACTCAGCCTTCGCCCATTGCGGTGGCGCAAAAGAAGCCATTACTCGTATAGCAAGGGATATAAACAAAGACTTAGATGAAATCAACAATACACCCTTTGCCTTCTACCGCGATAACAGTAGAAAAGCTCCCCATAATCTCTACACTTCCACAGAGCTCTTAAATAAAGCCTATGAACGAAGAGGTTTCACTGAAATGACAGAGTTTAGATTTGAGCAAAGTATCAAAGGAGACTTTTCCAGTGAAAACGCAACAAGCTTTAGCATACCCTATTTCAGATCTAATTCTTACAACTATAAAATTTCCTATGAGTATAGTAGCTCCCTAAGAAAATACATAAGATACACCAATGATAGTTACCACGAGCTTACAGATGACCAATCCCTCATGGCTAATGGGGTAATTGTAATAAAGGTTGATTTCCAAACCCTTTCAAATGGTGGAATGGACTTGAAAACAATTGGCGAGAATACTGCATACGTTTTTTATGGTGGCAATTACATAGAAACAAAATGGAGAAAAAACTCTGCATCAGAACATTTTACCTTTTTAATTGATGGAAGCTTTGTGGAAATTAATAACCCTGGGTTTATATTTCATATCCTCCCTAAGGATAGAAGTATAAACATAGATTAG
- a CDS encoding xanthine phosphoribosyltransferase yields MKFLEEQIIKHGKIISKDIVKVDSFLNHQLDPYILDTISDSFVKKFSHLEPTKILTIEASGIAIAMLMGVKMGIPVIFAKKKKPSTMTESFYYSEVFSYTKKEKNGIVVSKEFLNNDDKVLIVDDFLAMGAASFGLIDIVKQSQGEVVGIGIAVEKGFQQGGKILREKGYNLHSLAIIEKIEDERIYFRDN; encoded by the coding sequence TTGAAATTTTTAGAAGAACAAATAATAAAACACGGTAAGATAATTTCTAAGGATATAGTAAAGGTAGACTCATTTTTGAATCATCAATTAGATCCATACATCCTAGATACTATTTCAGACTCATTTGTGAAGAAATTTTCCCATTTAGAGCCAACAAAGATATTAACCATAGAAGCTTCAGGTATCGCCATCGCTATGTTAATGGGTGTAAAGATGGGTATACCAGTGATATTTGCCAAAAAGAAAAAACCTTCCACAATGACTGAAAGCTTTTACTACAGCGAAGTTTTTTCTTATACAAAGAAAGAGAAAAATGGGATAGTGGTATCCAAGGAGTTTTTGAACAACGATGATAAAGTTCTGATAGTAGACGACTTTTTAGCCATGGGAGCAGCAAGCTTTGGGCTTATAGATATTGTAAAGCAATCCCAAGGTGAGGTTGTTGGTATAGGTATAGCAGTAGAAAAAGGGTTCCAGCAAGGAGGTAAAATCCTTAGGGAGAAAGGTTACAATTTACACTCCTTAGCTATAATTGAGAAAATTGAAGATGAAAGAATCTATTTCAGGGATAACTGA
- a CDS encoding YjjW family glycine radical enzyme activase produces the protein MNKGLVTKIIDFSFVDGPGNRMAIFLQGCNFNCGYCHNPETINKCIDCGICVSACQSGALKTINNKVIHNEEKCINCDQCISLCPHSSTPKAKYYTVEQLYKRILNVKDFIQGITISGGECTLQWQFIKELFEKIKGSLELTTFIDSNGYIEDIALDNLIPITDGFMLDLKGVSSEVHNSITEQPNHKVINSIEKIFKAGRMHELRYVVVPGVNDEENEIIKLGVLVNSLDRSIRTILIPFRNFGVKGRYRELDSPTKEKMEKIKDILIKQGLTKVIINN, from the coding sequence ATGAATAAAGGTTTAGTAACCAAAATAATTGATTTTTCCTTTGTTGATGGACCTGGCAACAGGATGGCTATATTTCTGCAGGGGTGTAATTTCAACTGTGGTTATTGCCACAACCCTGAAACTATCAATAAATGTATAGACTGTGGAATATGTGTTTCAGCATGCCAAAGTGGTGCTCTAAAGACAATAAATAACAAGGTAATCCATAACGAGGAGAAATGTATTAACTGTGATCAATGTATATCTTTATGCCCACACTCTTCTACTCCGAAAGCCAAATATTATACTGTAGAACAACTATATAAGCGTATTTTGAATGTAAAAGACTTTATTCAAGGTATAACCATCTCGGGAGGGGAATGTACACTCCAGTGGCAATTCATAAAAGAACTCTTCGAGAAAATAAAAGGAAGCTTGGAGTTAACTACCTTCATTGACAGCAATGGATATATTGAAGATATTGCTTTAGACAACCTTATACCTATAACTGATGGATTCATGCTTGATCTTAAGGGAGTTAGCTCAGAGGTCCACAATTCAATTACAGAGCAGCCTAACCATAAGGTGATAAATAGCATAGAAAAGATTTTTAAAGCTGGCAGGATGCATGAATTAAGATATGTAGTGGTGCCAGGAGTTAATGATGAAGAAAATGAGATTATAAAATTAGGCGTTCTGGTAAATAGTCTAGATAGAAGTATTAGAACTATACTGATACCATTTAGAAACTTTGGAGTTAAAGGAAGGTATAGAGAGCTAGATTCTCCCACAAAAGAAAAAATGGAAAAAATTAAAGACATCCTTATAAAGCAAGGATTAACAAAAGTTATAATTAACAACTGA